From the Pseudomonas baltica genome, one window contains:
- a CDS encoding dienelactone hydrolase codes for MMRVCAYVIVVALLSLVSVQAEAVPAPRMTWSVGYHRLTFTDPVDQQPMHAFAFYPSTAPARTSKLDGFQVDASEDTTFAIGRFPLLVLSHGNTGTPLALHDLITSMVRKGFVVVAVVHPGDNNLDHSRLGALSNLYGRPMQISEAITEALQDSMLSPYINPQEVGVIGYSAGGETALILTGARPELDRLRRYCVEKPDDADACKTRGELVVDRDDLAPHADPRVHALLLMAPLSLMFGRQTLASVTVPTLIYAGDNDKLVAFDKNAGALARKLTNNPDYRLLPGAGHFVFMAPCSDEQKASAPGLCNDADGVDRVGIHHDLIDQAGHFFAEALSKPSRAGLQTADQ; via the coding sequence GTGATGCGTGTTTGTGCATATGTGATCGTGGTGGCGTTGTTGAGCCTTGTTTCGGTGCAGGCCGAAGCTGTGCCTGCACCCCGAATGACCTGGAGCGTCGGCTACCACCGGCTGACCTTTACCGACCCGGTCGATCAGCAGCCAATGCACGCCTTTGCCTTCTATCCCTCGACCGCCCCGGCACGCACCAGCAAGCTCGACGGTTTTCAGGTTGATGCCAGCGAGGACACCACCTTCGCCATCGGTCGTTTCCCCTTGCTGGTGTTGTCCCACGGCAATACGGGCACACCGCTGGCCCTGCATGATCTGATCACCTCCATGGTGCGCAAAGGCTTCGTAGTGGTAGCGGTGGTGCATCCGGGCGACAACAACCTCGATCACAGCCGCCTGGGCGCGCTGAGCAATCTGTACGGCAGGCCGATGCAAATCTCCGAGGCCATCACCGAGGCCCTTCAGGACTCGATGCTGTCGCCCTATATCAACCCGCAGGAGGTCGGTGTCATCGGCTACTCTGCGGGGGGCGAGACGGCGTTGATCCTGACTGGCGCTCGGCCGGAGCTGGATCGCCTGCGCAGATACTGCGTGGAGAAACCCGACGACGCCGATGCTTGCAAGACCCGTGGCGAACTGGTGGTCGATCGCGATGATCTGGCGCCCCACGCCGACCCTCGTGTTCATGCCTTGTTGCTGATGGCGCCGTTGAGCCTGATGTTCGGTCGCCAGACGTTGGCGAGTGTGACGGTGCCGACGCTCATCTACGCGGGCGACAACGACAAGCTGGTGGCCTTCGACAAGAATGCCGGGGCGCTGGCGCGCAAGCTCACCAACAACCCCGACTACCGTCTGCTGCCCGGCGCTGGCCACTTTGTCTTCATGGCGCCCTGCAGCGACGAGCAGAAGGCCTCGGCACCGGGCCTGTGCAATGACGCGGACGGGGTGGACCGTGTCGGCATCCATCACGATCTTATCGATCAGGCCGGGCACTTCTTCGCTGAAGCGCTGAGCAAACCGTCCCGCGCGGGCTTGCAGACCGCCGATCAATAA
- a CDS encoding MFS transporter, translating into MPAATTPAADTRAITLQIVSIVFYTFIAFFCIGLPIAVLPGYVHDQLGFSAVVAGLVIGIQYLATLLSRPVAGHLADSLGTKRTIVYGLAGIGVAGLLTLISTLVQSIPDVSLGILLVARVILGTSQGLIGVGTTSWGINQVGAEHSARVISWSGIASYGAIALGAPLGVVLVGALSFNALGVVLMVLAGVALWLIRNKPSLSVVRGGERMPFWSAFARVAPYGAMLALASIGYGTLTTFITLYYVEQHWLGAAYCLTAFGISFVIARMVFINAINHLGGFTVSIICMSVEVVGLVFLWLAPNPVFALIGASLTGFGLSLVYPALGVVAIHQVPPSSRGAGLGAFAVFFDLSLAIAGPLMGGLAASFGYASIYFAAALLALAGLGLTQLYKRRAGEE; encoded by the coding sequence ATGCCTGCCGCCACAACCCCCGCCGCCGACACCCGTGCGATCACTCTGCAGATCGTTTCCATCGTCTTCTATACCTTCATCGCCTTCTTCTGCATCGGCCTGCCGATCGCGGTGCTGCCCGGCTATGTCCACGATCAGTTGGGCTTTAGCGCGGTCGTTGCCGGGCTCGTCATCGGCATCCAGTATCTGGCCACCCTGCTCAGCCGTCCGGTGGCCGGGCATCTGGCCGACAGCCTGGGCACCAAGCGCACCATCGTCTATGGCCTTGCCGGCATAGGCGTCGCCGGGCTGCTGACGCTGATTTCCACCCTGGTGCAATCCATCCCGGATGTAAGCCTGGGCATTCTGCTGGTGGCGCGGGTCATCCTCGGCACCTCGCAAGGGCTGATCGGTGTCGGCACCACCAGTTGGGGCATCAATCAGGTGGGAGCCGAGCACTCGGCGCGGGTGATTTCCTGGAGCGGCATCGCCTCCTATGGCGCCATCGCCCTAGGTGCACCGCTGGGCGTGGTACTGGTCGGCGCCTTGAGCTTCAACGCGTTGGGCGTGGTATTGATGGTGCTCGCGGGCGTGGCGCTGTGGCTGATCCGCAACAAGCCGTCGTTGTCCGTGGTACGCGGCGGCGAGCGCATGCCATTCTGGTCAGCGTTCGCTCGGGTCGCCCCCTATGGCGCGATGCTCGCACTGGCATCCATCGGCTACGGCACACTGACCACCTTCATCACCCTCTATTACGTGGAACAGCATTGGCTGGGCGCGGCGTATTGCCTGACAGCGTTCGGTATCAGCTTCGTGATCGCGCGCATGGTATTCATCAACGCAATCAATCACCTTGGCGGCTTTACCGTATCGATCATCTGCATGAGCGTCGAAGTAGTCGGCCTGGTCTTTCTCTGGCTGGCCCCCAACCCGGTGTTCGCGCTGATCGGCGCCAGCCTCACCGGCTTCGGCCTGTCGCTGGTCTATCCAGCCTTGGGCGTGGTAGCCATTCACCAGGTACCGCCCTCCAGCCGAGGTGCTGGATTGGGCGCATTCGCGGTGTTCTTCGACCTGTCGCTGGCCATCGCGGGCCCACTGATGGGCGGCTTGGCGGCGAGTTTCGGCTACGCCTCGATCTATTTTGCGGCAGCCCTGCTGGCGCTGGCGGGCCTGGGCCTGACGCAGCTCTACAAGCGCCGCGCCGGTGAAGAATAA
- a CDS encoding ABC-F family ATPase — MISTANITMQFGAKPLFENVSVKFNNGNRYGLIGANGCGKSTFMKILGGDLDPSAGQVMLEPNVRLGKLRQDQFAYEEFSVIDTVIMGHEELWKVKAERDRIYSLPEMSEEDGMAVAELETEFAEMDGYTAESRAGELLLGLGIPLEQHFGPMTEVSPGWKLRVLLAQALFSDPEVLLLDEPTNHLDINTIRWLENILTQRSSLMIIISHDRHFLNSVCTHMADLDYGELRLFPGNYDEYMTVATQSREQLLSDNAKKKAQISELQSFVSRFSANASKAKQATSRAKAIDKIQLAEVKPSSRVSPFIRFEQNKKLHRQAVIVERMAKGFDGKPLFKDFSFQVEAGERVAIIGPNGIGKTTLLRTLVDELTPDAGSIKWTDAAELGYYAQDHAHDFEDDVTLFDWMGQWTQGEQMIRGTLGRMLFSNDEILKSVKVISGGEQGRMLFGKLILQKPNVLIMDEPTNHLDMESIEALNLALENYPGTLIFVSHDREFVSSLATRIIELSPSGVTDFSGTYDDYLRSQGVAF; from the coding sequence TTGATCTCCACAGCTAACATCACCATGCAGTTCGGCGCCAAGCCGCTGTTCGAGAACGTCTCGGTCAAGTTCAACAACGGCAACCGTTATGGCCTTATCGGCGCCAACGGTTGCGGCAAGTCGACCTTCATGAAAATCCTCGGCGGCGACCTCGACCCGTCCGCTGGCCAAGTGATGCTGGAGCCGAACGTGCGCCTGGGTAAACTGCGCCAGGACCAGTTCGCCTACGAAGAATTCAGCGTGATCGACACCGTGATCATGGGCCATGAAGAGCTATGGAAGGTCAAGGCCGAGCGTGATCGCATCTATTCGCTGCCGGAAATGAGCGAAGAAGACGGCATGGCTGTCGCCGAGCTCGAAACCGAATTCGCCGAAATGGACGGCTACACCGCCGAATCCCGTGCCGGTGAGCTGCTGCTGGGCCTGGGTATCCCCCTGGAACAGCATTTTGGCCCGATGACCGAAGTCTCGCCCGGCTGGAAGCTGCGCGTATTGCTGGCCCAGGCGCTGTTCTCCGATCCTGAAGTGTTGCTGCTCGACGAGCCGACCAACCACCTGGATATCAACACCATCCGCTGGCTGGAAAACATCCTGACCCAGCGCTCCAGCTTGATGATCATCATCTCTCACGACCGTCACTTCCTGAACAGCGTGTGCACTCACATGGCTGACCTGGACTACGGCGAGCTGCGCCTGTTCCCGGGCAACTACGACGAATACATGACCGTGGCTACCCAGTCCCGCGAGCAATTGCTGTCGGACAACGCCAAGAAGAAAGCGCAGATTTCGGAACTGCAATCCTTCGTCAGCCGCTTCTCGGCCAACGCTTCAAAAGCCAAACAGGCCACTTCTCGCGCCAAGGCAATCGACAAGATCCAGCTGGCCGAGGTCAAGCCTTCGAGCCGTGTGAGCCCGTTCATCCGTTTCGAACAAAACAAGAAGCTCCACCGTCAGGCGGTCATCGTCGAGCGCATGGCCAAAGGCTTCGACGGCAAGCCGCTGTTCAAGGACTTCAGCTTCCAGGTCGAAGCAGGCGAGCGCGTAGCCATCATCGGCCCGAACGGCATCGGCAAGACCACCCTGCTGCGTACCCTGGTCGACGAACTGACCCCGGACGCCGGTAGCATCAAGTGGACCGACGCCGCCGAACTGGGCTACTACGCCCAGGATCACGCGCACGACTTCGAAGACGACGTCACGCTGTTCGACTGGATGGGTCAGTGGACTCAGGGCGAACAGATGATTCGCGGCACCCTGGGCCGCATGCTGTTCTCCAACGACGAGATCCTCAAGTCGGTGAAGGTGATCTCCGGTGGTGAGCAAGGCCGCATGCTGTTCGGCAAGCTGATCCTGCAAAAGCCGAACGTGCTGATCATGGACGAACCGACCAACCACCTGGACATGGAATCCATCGAGGCGCTCAACCTGGCGCTGGAGAACTACCCCGGCACGCTGATTTTCGTCAGCCACGACCGTGAATTCGTGTCTTCGCTGGCCACTCGCATCATCGAGCTGAGCCCAAGCGGCGTGACCGACTTCAGCGGCACGTACGATGACTACCTGCGCAGCCAGGGTGTAGCGTTCTAA
- a CDS encoding autotransporter outer membrane beta-barrel domain-containing protein, whose translation MVTVSGGSVGGNILMSFGDDRLVWRDGGTIAGTIQMGDGTDSVLLSGLTESLLAGSAGIDGSTGIDTLTFDRTTSRSGARYSNFEQVNLDNGSTLDLDDRLVLGDSGTGTGNLVIDSTSVLSSSQGAVAAFTAGQNVSVDNAGLIDLTTSGSRADDRLTIVGNYVGSNGQLRLQSVLAGDGAASDRLVVSQGTLSGSTAISVVNLNGTGALTTANGIQVVEANNGASSSNGAFSLASAVSAGAYQYYLFKGGITAGSENSWYLRSSVVALPVAATPSTPSTPGDSADPSTPAEPVAQSAPIAAVGTPALPAAAAGQSIALYRVEVPLYSVIPPAAALLAQTSLGTFHERQGSQRLLHEAGWVPAGWARVFGNSLRQSWAGDAAPSLNASIDGYQVGHDLYAHLNDDGYWQRAGVFVSHAHMSGDVKGFALGFDNTHAGRLRLDGDSLGAYWSLIGPQEQYLDLVLMGTRYDGRSRSERGLTLNLDGHGVSASAEVGYPLRISDHWRVEPQAQLVAQRVDLDASHDAVAKVAFDNPTTWRGRLGARLLGDYQIRGVPMQPYLRTDLWHTSGGDDGVTYDHAETLHTRQRSTTLDLGGGVAARLNSRTQVYLSAGYSRNLDSVAEQSLQGTLGLRISL comes from the coding sequence GTGGTCACCGTGAGCGGCGGTAGCGTGGGCGGCAACATCCTGATGAGCTTTGGCGACGACCGCTTGGTTTGGCGTGACGGCGGCACCATCGCCGGCACCATTCAAATGGGCGACGGCACCGACAGCGTGCTGCTCAGCGGCCTCACCGAGAGCCTGCTGGCTGGCAGCGCGGGGATCGACGGCAGCACGGGCATCGACACCCTGACCTTTGATCGCACCACCAGCCGCTCCGGTGCGCGCTACAGCAATTTCGAGCAGGTCAACCTCGACAACGGCTCGACCCTGGACCTGGATGACCGACTAGTGCTGGGCGACAGTGGCACTGGCACCGGCAACCTTGTGATCGACAGCACCAGCGTATTGAGCTCCAGCCAGGGCGCCGTCGCTGCGTTTACCGCGGGTCAGAACGTCAGCGTCGATAACGCCGGGCTTATCGACCTGACCACCAGCGGCAGCCGCGCCGACGATCGCTTGACTATCGTTGGCAACTATGTCGGCAGCAATGGCCAATTACGGTTGCAAAGCGTACTCGCCGGCGACGGTGCCGCGTCCGACCGACTGGTGGTGTCCCAAGGGACATTGAGCGGCAGCACGGCAATTAGCGTGGTCAACCTTAATGGCACCGGTGCCCTGACTACCGCCAACGGCATCCAGGTGGTCGAGGCCAATAACGGCGCAAGCAGCAGCAACGGTGCCTTTTCCCTGGCCAGCGCGGTGTCCGCCGGCGCGTATCAATACTATCTGTTCAAGGGCGGCATCACGGCCGGCAGCGAGAACAGCTGGTACTTGCGCTCCAGCGTGGTGGCCCTGCCGGTGGCGGCGACGCCGAGCACGCCGAGCACGCCTGGGGATTCGGCTGACCCCTCGACACCTGCCGAGCCCGTGGCGCAAAGTGCGCCGATCGCGGCCGTCGGCACCCCCGCCTTGCCGGCGGCCGCCGCTGGCCAAAGCATCGCTCTCTATCGCGTCGAGGTGCCGCTGTACAGCGTCATCCCTCCTGCCGCGGCGCTGCTGGCACAAACCAGCCTGGGGACTTTCCACGAGCGCCAGGGCAGCCAGCGCCTGTTGCACGAGGCTGGATGGGTTCCTGCCGGCTGGGCTCGGGTGTTCGGCAACAGCCTGCGTCAGAGCTGGGCCGGCGACGCGGCGCCGAGCCTGAACGCCAGCATCGATGGCTATCAGGTGGGCCACGACCTGTATGCCCATTTGAATGACGATGGCTATTGGCAGCGCGCCGGGGTGTTCGTCAGCCATGCGCACATGAGCGGCGACGTCAAAGGCTTTGCCTTGGGCTTCGATAACACCCACGCAGGGCGGTTGCGTCTGGATGGGGACAGCCTGGGGGCCTACTGGAGCCTGATCGGCCCCCAGGAGCAATATCTGGATCTGGTACTGATGGGCACTCGCTATGATGGTCGCAGCCGCTCAGAGCGTGGCCTGACCCTGAATCTGGACGGCCATGGGGTGAGTGCGTCCGCCGAAGTCGGCTATCCCCTGCGCATCAGCGATCACTGGCGCGTCGAGCCACAAGCGCAACTGGTCGCGCAACGCGTCGACCTTGACGCCAGCCATGACGCGGTCGCCAAGGTGGCCTTCGATAACCCGACCACGTGGCGCGGTCGCCTCGGTGCACGGCTGCTGGGCGACTATCAGATCCGCGGCGTACCGATGCAGCCTTATCTACGTACCGACCTGTGGCACACCTCGGGTGGCGACGACGGCGTCACCTATGACCACGCCGAAACCCTGCACACCCGCCAGCGCAGCACCACGCTGGACCTGGGCGGCGGTGTCGCGGCGCGCCTGAACAGCCGCACGCAGGTCTATTTGAGCGCCGGTTACAGCCGCAATCTCGACAGCGTGGCCGAGCAATCCCTGCAAGGCACCCTGGGATTGCGGATCTCCTTGTAG
- a CDS encoding Ku protein: MARAIWKGAISFGLVHIPVALVSATASKGVDFDWLDKRSMDPVGYKRINKVTGEEMDKEDIVKGVQYEKGRYVVLSEEEIRSAHPVSTQTIEIFSFVASDQIPLQNIDTPYFLAPDKRGEKVYALLRETLIRSQKVALAQVVLHTRQYLAAVMPLDDALVLVKLRWPAEVRELATLELGDAVKKAELSKRELDMAQRLVDDMSGDWQPADYVDQFEEKIMALVDKKARDGKIEDVETGDPEDARQTADVIDLTELLKRSLGGKPATKATKDKAPAKAAAPRKRATKAAPAAKPATRRAKKAS; encoded by the coding sequence ATGGCACGGGCAATCTGGAAAGGCGCGATCAGTTTCGGGCTGGTACACATCCCTGTGGCGCTGGTATCGGCCACGGCCTCCAAGGGCGTCGATTTCGATTGGCTCGACAAACGCAGCATGGACCCGGTCGGCTACAAGCGCATCAACAAGGTCACGGGCGAGGAGATGGACAAGGAAGACATCGTCAAGGGTGTGCAATACGAAAAAGGCCGTTACGTCGTGCTCAGCGAAGAGGAAATTCGCTCGGCCCACCCGGTCTCGACCCAGACCATCGAGATCTTTTCCTTCGTCGCCAGCGACCAGATCCCGCTGCAAAACATCGATACGCCCTACTTCCTGGCGCCCGATAAGCGTGGCGAGAAAGTCTATGCGCTGCTGCGCGAAACCCTGATCCGCAGCCAGAAGGTCGCCCTGGCCCAAGTGGTGCTGCACACCCGGCAATATCTGGCGGCGGTCATGCCGCTGGATGATGCCTTGGTACTGGTGAAACTGCGCTGGCCTGCCGAAGTGCGCGAGCTGGCGACGCTGGAGCTCGGCGATGCGGTGAAAAAGGCCGAGCTCAGCAAGCGCGAGCTGGACATGGCGCAACGCCTGGTGGACGACATGAGTGGCGACTGGCAGCCGGCGGACTACGTCGATCAATTCGAAGAAAAGATCATGGCCCTGGTCGACAAGAAGGCTCGCGACGGCAAGATCGAGGACGTCGAGACCGGCGATCCCGAAGACGCGCGTCAAACCGCAGATGTCATCGACCTCACGGAGCTGCTCAAACGCAGCCTGGGCGGCAAACCCGCCACCAAGGCGACCAAGGACAAAGCCCCCGCTAAAGCCGCCGCACCGCGCAAGCGTGCTACCAAAGCCGCGCCGGCTGCGAAGCCGGCGACTCGCAGAGCAAAAAAAGCCTCCTGA
- a CDS encoding DUF1652 domain-containing protein, whose amino-acid sequence MLSTLELRNIIESSFLPMRCQCTQAQDKSLTVRVYDQKTDHIDLTVTGISTQSLTSSRAISNLVAGLRSNLAINHQKGRIEQAKRASASL is encoded by the coding sequence ATGCTGTCCACTTTAGAACTTCGCAACATTATCGAAAGCAGCTTCCTGCCCATGCGCTGCCAATGCACCCAGGCTCAGGATAAATCCCTGACGGTACGGGTGTACGATCAAAAGACCGATCACATCGACTTGACGGTTACCGGCATCAGCACCCAATCCTTGACCAGCAGCCGCGCCATTTCCAACTTGGTAGCGGGGCTGCGCAGCAACCTGGCCATCAATCACCAGAAAGGTCGCATCGAACAGGCCAAGCGCGCCAGCGCCAGCCTCTGA
- a CDS encoding peptidylprolyl isomerase: MKAQARHILVKTSDEAEQLKQRIAKGEAFDVLAKKFSLCPSAKRGGDLGEIRPGQMIGAIDQIIFKKPLRVVHGPVKSKFGYHLVQVFYRD; the protein is encoded by the coding sequence ATGAAAGCACAAGCCCGGCACATCCTCGTCAAGACCAGCGACGAGGCCGAACAACTCAAGCAACGCATCGCCAAAGGCGAAGCCTTCGATGTGTTGGCGAAAAAATTCTCCCTATGCCCTTCAGCCAAGCGCGGTGGCGATCTGGGCGAGATACGGCCAGGGCAGATGATCGGCGCTATCGACCAGATCATCTTTAAAAAGCCTCTGCGCGTAGTGCACGGTCCGGTCAAGAGCAAGTTCGGTTATCACCTGGTGCAGGTATTCTACCGGGATTGA
- a CDS encoding ATP-binding protein: MKGLSEGGMAATLISRLHASASPLPALEQWPQSLRTAVDMIIHCPMPMLLLWGPQLCQLYNDSFALLAGSKHPRAFGQPVDLIWPELRPFTDPIYQAVLGGEVRSYVEQGFSLPRGDHEAQVWLDLTYSPVRDESGQISGILVTAIDANARLEVQAELQRRSEASTEMHQRLHEEMQERERAEDALRHAQKMEAVGQLTGGIAHDFNNMLTGIIGSLDLMQRYIANGRSAEISRFAEAAVTSAQRAAALTHRLLAFSRRQSLDRQRIDPNQLVHSLEELLSRTKGEHIELRIRFGHDIWPVDTDANQLENALLNLVINARDAMPDGGILRVETANCVLDGSLRQLGMEPVAPGEYVIISVTDTGSGMSPAVLAKAFDPFFTTKPTGQGTGLGLSMIYGFAQQSGGHVSLESTVGHGTRVHLYLPRHADAVQVENVLQTPENIPRAQQGESVLVVEDDQAVRMLVLNVLDELGYRGHPAADARTAIPLLESSLRIDLLVTDVGLPGLNGRQLAEIARQHRPGLKVLFMTGYAEKAAEKQHFLDDATDMVAKPFTIDVLANKIRDMINA, encoded by the coding sequence ATGAAAGGATTGTCCGAGGGCGGCATGGCGGCCACGCTCATTTCGAGGCTACATGCCAGCGCCAGTCCCCTGCCAGCGCTGGAGCAGTGGCCGCAGAGCCTGCGCACCGCTGTGGATATGATCATCCACTGCCCGATGCCGATGCTGCTGCTGTGGGGGCCACAGTTGTGCCAGCTATATAACGATAGCTTCGCTCTGCTGGCAGGCAGCAAGCATCCCCGTGCGTTCGGACAACCGGTCGATCTGATCTGGCCGGAGCTGCGGCCATTCACCGACCCGATCTACCAGGCGGTGCTCGGCGGCGAGGTGCGCAGTTATGTCGAGCAGGGCTTTTCATTGCCGCGCGGCGACCATGAAGCCCAGGTATGGCTTGACCTCACCTACAGCCCGGTGCGCGACGAGAGTGGCCAGATCAGCGGCATTCTGGTCACTGCCATCGACGCCAATGCGCGCCTTGAGGTACAGGCTGAACTGCAACGGCGCTCCGAGGCCAGCACCGAGATGCATCAGCGGTTGCACGAAGAAATGCAAGAGCGCGAGCGCGCAGAGGACGCCCTGCGCCATGCCCAGAAGATGGAGGCCGTGGGCCAGTTGACCGGCGGCATCGCCCATGACTTCAACAACATGCTCACCGGCATCATCGGCAGCCTGGATTTGATGCAGCGCTACATCGCCAATGGCCGCAGCGCCGAGATTTCCCGCTTCGCCGAGGCCGCAGTGACCTCCGCGCAACGTGCTGCCGCCCTGACCCATCGACTGTTGGCGTTCTCGCGCCGCCAGTCGCTGGATCGCCAGCGCATCGACCCCAATCAACTGGTCCACTCACTCGAAGAGTTGCTCAGCCGCACCAAAGGCGAACACATCGAATTGCGCATCCGCTTCGGCCACGACATCTGGCCCGTCGACACCGATGCCAATCAACTGGAAAACGCCCTGCTCAACCTGGTCATCAACGCCCGCGACGCCATGCCCGACGGTGGCATCCTGCGCGTCGAGACCGCCAACTGCGTGCTCGATGGCAGCTTGCGTCAATTGGGCATGGAGCCGGTAGCGCCCGGCGAATACGTGATAATCAGTGTCACCGACACGGGCTCGGGGATGTCGCCAGCGGTGCTGGCCAAAGCCTTCGACCCGTTTTTCACCACCAAGCCTACCGGCCAGGGCACCGGCCTGGGGCTGTCGATGATCTACGGTTTCGCTCAGCAATCAGGGGGCCACGTCAGCCTCGAAAGCACGGTCGGCCACGGGACCCGCGTGCACCTCTACCTGCCGCGTCATGCCGATGCCGTGCAGGTCGAAAACGTGCTGCAGACCCCAGAGAACATCCCCCGCGCCCAGCAGGGCGAAAGCGTATTGGTGGTCGAGGACGATCAAGCGGTGCGCATGCTGGTGCTCAACGTGCTGGACGAACTGGGCTACCGTGGTCACCCCGCCGCCGATGCGCGCACGGCCATCCCGCTGCTCGAATCCTCGTTGCGTATCGACTTGCTGGTCACCGATGTCGGGTTGCCGGGCCTCAATGGCCGGCAGTTGGCGGAGATCGCCCGCCAGCATCGGCCGGGGCTCAAGGTACTGTTCATGACCGGTTACGCCGAAAAAGCCGCCGAAAAGCAACATTTTCTCGACGACGCTACGGACATGGTCGCCAAACCCTTTACCATTGACGTCCTGGCGAACAAGATTCGCGACATGATCAACGCGTAG
- a CDS encoding PilT/PilU family type 4a pilus ATPase, which translates to MDIQALLKTLVSQDGSDLYLSTGAPPCAKFNGVLKPLSSESLKPGEIAAIAMDIMDAEQRLEFDRDLEMNLALSMHGVGRFRINIFKQRNEVSIVARNIKLDIPKFEDLKLPPILLDVIMRKRGLVLFVGATGSGKSTSLAALIDYRNRSSSGHIITIEDPVEYIHRHKKSIINQREVGVDTRSFQAALKNTLRQAPDVILIGEIRDRETMEHALAFADTGHLAISTLHANNANQALDRIINFFPEDRRPQLLNDLGNNLQAFVSQRLVKTVDNKRRAAVEVMLGSSTIRDLIHRGEFSDLKGIMEKAGNQGMQTFDSALFDLVVEGAIDEEEALKNADSQNNLRLRLKLHADGGATHTSAPAAPTPVKELPKGDWGLVNDEEQL; encoded by the coding sequence ATGGATATCCAGGCCCTGTTGAAAACCCTCGTCAGCCAGGACGGCTCCGATCTCTATCTGTCCACAGGGGCGCCGCCTTGTGCGAAGTTCAATGGCGTACTCAAGCCGTTGAGCAGCGAATCACTCAAACCAGGCGAGATCGCCGCCATTGCCATGGACATCATGGACGCCGAACAGCGCCTGGAGTTCGACCGCGATCTGGAAATGAACCTCGCGCTGTCGATGCACGGCGTCGGGCGGTTTCGGATCAATATCTTCAAGCAACGCAACGAAGTGTCGATCGTCGCCCGCAACATCAAGCTCGATATCCCCAAATTCGAGGACCTCAAGCTGCCGCCGATCCTGCTCGACGTGATCATGCGCAAGCGCGGGCTGGTGCTGTTCGTCGGCGCCACGGGTTCTGGCAAGTCGACTTCGCTGGCGGCGCTGATCGATTATCGCAATCGCAGCAGCAGCGGCCACATCATCACCATCGAAGACCCGGTGGAGTATATCCATCGCCACAAGAAGTCGATCATCAATCAGCGCGAAGTCGGCGTCGATACCCGCAGCTTCCAGGCGGCGCTGAAGAATACCCTGCGCCAGGCCCCGGACGTGATCCTGATCGGCGAAATCCGCGACCGCGAGACCATGGAGCACGCGCTGGCCTTCGCCGATACTGGCCACCTGGCGATCTCGACCTTGCACGCCAACAACGCCAACCAGGCGCTGGACCGGATCATCAACTTTTTTCCGGAAGACCGCCGCCCGCAATTGCTCAATGACCTGGGCAACAACCTGCAGGCGTTCGTGTCCCAGCGGCTGGTCAAGACCGTCGACAACAAGCGGCGGGCGGCGGTAGAGGTGATGCTTGGCTCTTCGACCATTCGCGACCTGATTCACCGTGGCGAATTCAGCGATCTCAAGGGCATCATGGAAAAGGCCGGTAACCAGGGCATGCAGACGTTCGACAGCGCGTTGTTTGATCTGGTCGTTGAAGGCGCTATCGACGAGGAAGAAGCACTGAAGAACGCCGATTCGCAGAACAACCTGCGCCTGCGCCTCAAGCTGCACGCCGACGGCGGCGCCACCCATACCTCGGCCCCGGCGGCGCCTACGCCGGTGAAGGAATTGCCCAAGGGCGACTGGGGGCTGGTCAACGACGAAGAGCAGCTTTGA
- a CDS encoding 3-hydroxybutyrate dehydrogenase has translation MILKGKTALVTGSTSGIGLGIALCLAKAGANVILNGFGDASAAIAQVAAHGTQVGHHPADVSDPQQIAAMIDYARDDFAGIDILINNAGIQHVDAVEDFPVEQWDAILAINLSSVFHASRLSLPGMRERGWGRIINIASVHGQVGSIGKAAYVAAKHGVIGLTKVIGLETATTQVTCNAICPGFVLTPLVQQQIDARIAKGVDAEQAQHELLAEKQPSLEFVTPSHLGELVLFLCSEAGNQVRGAAWNVDGGWLAR, from the coding sequence ATGATTCTGAAAGGCAAGACTGCATTGGTCACCGGCTCTACCAGCGGCATCGGCCTGGGCATCGCACTGTGCCTGGCCAAGGCCGGCGCCAATGTCATCCTCAATGGCTTTGGCGATGCCAGCGCGGCCATCGCGCAAGTGGCCGCGCATGGCACGCAAGTCGGTCACCACCCGGCTGATGTCAGCGATCCGCAGCAGATCGCCGCAATGATCGACTACGCCCGCGACGACTTTGCCGGCATCGATATCTTGATCAATAACGCCGGTATCCAGCACGTCGACGCGGTCGAAGATTTCCCGGTCGAGCAATGGGACGCCATCCTCGCGATCAACCTGTCGTCAGTGTTTCACGCCAGCCGCCTGAGCCTGCCCGGCATGCGTGAGCGTGGCTGGGGGCGGATCATCAATATCGCCTCGGTGCACGGCCAGGTCGGCTCGATCGGCAAGGCCGCCTATGTCGCAGCCAAGCACGGTGTAATTGGTCTGACCAAGGTCATCGGCCTCGAAACCGCTACCACCCAGGTCACCTGTAACGCCATCTGCCCAGGCTTTGTGCTGACGCCCCTGGTGCAACAGCAGATCGATGCGCGTATCGCCAAGGGCGTCGACGCTGAGCAGGCGCAACACGAACTGCTCGCCGAGAAGCAACCGTCACTGGAGTTCGTCACCCCCAGCCACCTGGGCGAGCTGGTGCTGTTCCTGTGCAGCGAGGCCGGCAACCAGGTCCGCGGGGCGGCGTGGAATGTCGACGGGGGCTGGCTGGCGCGCTGA